One Streptomyces sp. NBC_01217 genomic region harbors:
- a CDS encoding serine/threonine-protein kinase, with translation MDRSQGTDAGLVLAGRYRLGEVLGRGGMGKVWRAHDEVLHRTVAVKELTAGLYVAEADRIVLHARTQKEARAAARITHPGVVTVHDVIEYDNRPWIVMQYVDGPSLADAAKESGDIEPREAARIGLHVLGALRAAHGAGVLHRDVKPGNVLLASDGRVLLTDFGIAAIEGDSTITRTGELVGSIDYLAPERVRGGDPGPASDLWSLGATLYTAVEGRSPFRRTSLISTMQAVVTEEPPPPGRAGPLAPVITALLRKDPDDRPSAAETERMLLDAMEGREPRAAQAYVPTQRVPDEVLRTFAPDGPSGASPAGTAQLPRPAAGSAAVPMPARVTGRSRGRWRTTVLVIAAAALVGGGVGIAAMKYGDRADRLAERRGTGTHATDNREKPVTTPTPTPKPDAPGKDVPDGWYRVDDPEGFSLIVPDGWQRRADGNQVDYTPDNGVHYIRISVDPSPDFENSYMHMLNLEKKLAERLPEYQRQTLHSNTYRDHAGSLWEFTWTETKNHPGPRHAIDQMYYEDTGGPEYALYMTGPASDWDTTREQFDTMLRGWRAPGSSD, from the coding sequence GTGGATCGATCACAGGGAACGGACGCGGGACTGGTGCTGGCCGGGAGATACCGGCTCGGCGAAGTGCTCGGTCGCGGCGGCATGGGCAAGGTCTGGCGCGCCCACGACGAGGTGCTGCACCGCACCGTCGCGGTCAAGGAGCTGACCGCCGGGCTGTACGTCGCCGAGGCCGACCGGATCGTGCTGCACGCCCGTACGCAGAAGGAGGCCCGCGCGGCCGCGCGGATCACGCACCCGGGCGTGGTCACCGTCCATGACGTGATCGAGTACGACAACCGGCCCTGGATCGTCATGCAGTACGTCGACGGTCCGTCACTCGCCGACGCGGCCAAGGAGTCCGGCGACATCGAGCCGCGCGAGGCCGCCAGGATCGGCCTCCATGTGCTGGGCGCCCTGCGCGCCGCGCACGGCGCGGGCGTCCTGCACCGGGACGTGAAGCCCGGCAACGTACTCCTCGCCAGCGACGGCCGGGTGCTGCTCACCGACTTCGGGATCGCGGCGATAGAGGGCGACTCGACCATCACCAGGACCGGTGAACTGGTCGGCTCCATCGACTATCTGGCGCCCGAGCGGGTACGCGGCGGCGATCCCGGCCCCGCGTCCGACCTGTGGTCCCTCGGCGCCACGCTCTACACCGCGGTCGAGGGGCGCTCGCCGTTTCGCCGTACGTCACTGATCTCCACCATGCAGGCCGTCGTCACCGAGGAACCGCCACCGCCCGGGAGAGCGGGCCCGCTGGCCCCGGTGATCACCGCGCTGCTCCGCAAGGATCCCGACGACCGTCCGTCGGCGGCGGAGACGGAGCGGATGCTGCTCGACGCCATGGAGGGCCGTGAGCCCCGGGCCGCCCAGGCGTACGTCCCCACGCAGCGTGTCCCCGACGAGGTCCTGCGCACATTCGCCCCGGACGGCCCGTCCGGGGCGAGCCCGGCGGGCACGGCTCAACTGCCCCGTCCGGCCGCCGGTTCCGCCGCCGTCCCGATGCCGGCCCGGGTGACCGGGCGCAGCCGTGGCCGCTGGCGCACGACGGTCCTGGTCATCGCCGCGGCCGCGCTGGTCGGCGGCGGCGTGGGGATCGCCGCGATGAAGTACGGGGACCGTGCCGACCGGCTCGCCGAGCGCAGAGGGACGGGCACGCACGCGACCGACAACCGCGAAAAGCCCGTCACCACGCCCACACCCACGCCGAAGCCCGATGCTCCGGGCAAGGACGTACCCGACGGCTGGTACCGGGTGGACGACCCCGAGGGCTTCAGCCTGATCGTGCCCGACGGCTGGCAGCGCCGGGCGGACGGCAACCAGGTCGACTACACCCCGGACAACGGCGTGCACTACATCCGGATCAGCGTCGACCCGTCACCCGACTTCGAGAACTCCTATATGCACATGCTGAACCTGGAGAAGAAGCTCGCCGAGCGGCTGCCCGAGTACCAGCGCCAGACCCTGCACTCCAACACGTACCGCGACCACGCGGGTTCGCTCTGGGAGTTCACCTGGACCGAGACCAAGAACCACCCCGGCCCGCGTCATGCGATCGACCAGATGTACTACGAGGACACGGGCGGCCCGGAGTACGCGTTGTACATGACGGGCCCGGCATCGGACTGGGACACGACCCGGGAGCAGTTCGACACGATGCTCCGCGGATGGCGTGCGCCCGGCAGCTCCGACTGA